One Kitasatospora sp. NBC_01266 genomic window carries:
- a CDS encoding SAM-dependent methyltransferase has translation MRQPERGTDLTDLQTDRPHPARIYDYWLGGKDNFLPDRQAAEHAISAAADIPAAARENRAFLRRAVQLAARSGVRQFIDVGAGLPSPGNVHQVAQSVDPQVRVVYVDNDPIVLTHGRALLVDNRSTTVLTGDVRELDELFERPELRALVDLSQPVAVLLLAVLHFVTDEQAREAVRQVYERVAPGSYLLLSHSTHEGNPERAAEVAKTWDKTASGIRLRTRAQVTELFEGWELLEPGVEFVPLWRPEGEGATDASTRWMYAGVGRKS, from the coding sequence GTGCGACAGCCCGAGCGCGGAACCGATCTGACGGATCTTCAGACCGATCGGCCGCACCCTGCGCGGATCTACGACTACTGGCTCGGCGGCAAGGACAACTTCCTGCCGGACCGTCAGGCCGCCGAGCACGCGATCAGCGCGGCGGCGGACATCCCGGCCGCCGCCCGGGAGAACCGGGCCTTCCTGCGCCGGGCGGTGCAGTTGGCGGCCCGGTCCGGGGTCCGGCAGTTCATCGACGTCGGCGCGGGCCTGCCTTCGCCAGGCAATGTCCACCAGGTGGCACAGTCCGTCGATCCGCAGGTCCGGGTGGTGTACGTGGACAACGATCCGATCGTGCTCACCCACGGCCGCGCACTGCTGGTGGACAACCGCAGCACGACGGTGCTGACCGGGGACGTGCGCGAGCTGGACGAGCTCTTCGAACGCCCGGAGCTGCGCGCGCTGGTCGATCTCTCCCAGCCGGTGGCCGTGCTGCTGCTCGCGGTGCTGCACTTCGTCACGGACGAGCAGGCGCGCGAGGCGGTGCGCCAGGTGTACGAGCGGGTCGCGCCCGGCAGTTACCTGCTGCTGTCGCACAGCACCCACGAGGGCAACCCCGAGCGGGCCGCGGAGGTGGCCAAGACCTGGGACAAGACCGCCTCGGGTATCCGGCTCCGGACCCGCGCGCAGGTGACCGAGCTGTTCGAGGGCTGGGAACTGCTGGAGCCCGGGGTGGAGTTCGTGCCGCTCTGGCGCCCGGAGGGGGAGGGGGCCACCGACGCCAGTACCCGCTGGATGTACGCGGGCGTCGGGCGCAAGAGCTGA
- a CDS encoding glycoside hydrolase family 27 protein — MVESWSTASRRLGALALSSVVLTSLALTGAQSGLAATPAAATVTPPLGNGLALTPPMGWNSWNSLGTGVNEQQMVDTIDFMSSNGLVAAGYNTVTIDDGWSLSHRTGQTTDLVKNSYGAMQLYDNGGNPVLGTDGTGNDPTSGDLTPNAANFPSQVVNGQTMNGIQYLAWYAHSKGMKFGLYATDTYTTCQGHPGSLGHETTDANDFVSWGVDYVKYDDCPYGPAITGPDGHNYGTQGEGKELTESMYARVQTFQKALDAASAAQGRPKVTLSVSAQPVHTGIPYLESSTDPARSDSLVVAAGTPQYQAPGYAPTGVWCGQVANLCRIGGDRNSDLNGVLYGGALGTSLQYASNIKPGSWNDMDMMFAGWNDVYGEWGVSDTCSCHQPFTDTESASEISILSMMAAPLISGADFRTAAQSQHTANGVTWSTGISPSALAIYKNADVVAVDQDALAKPATLVGSAPATQTAPVVLRRQLANGDLAVLLLNQDPSNTQTISTSLSALGLSGSSYRAEDLWSKATSTVSGTLSASVAPHGVAMYRIAAGSTAVPAIVGDGKYHGLSNSGTGGNALEVAGHCDAPANGAADLNAFDPTHTSEQWQFTANGDGTVHLTDNCSTSTQVHGTLTGGGAAGTAVTVLNGYDPTSAAQKWWVTQSATGTLTLTNVATGDVLDSAGTAAGAAVVQNPPSVSSGTQGWVTLN; from the coding sequence ATGGTTGAGTCCTGGTCGACCGCGTCACGCCGCCTCGGTGCGCTCGCGCTCTCCTCGGTCGTGCTGACCTCCCTCGCGCTGACGGGCGCTCAGAGCGGTCTCGCGGCCACCCCCGCGGCGGCCACCGTCACCCCGCCGCTCGGCAACGGCCTGGCTCTCACCCCGCCGATGGGCTGGAACTCCTGGAACAGCCTGGGTACCGGCGTCAACGAGCAGCAGATGGTCGACACCATCGACTTCATGTCGTCCAACGGCCTGGTGGCGGCGGGCTACAACACCGTCACCATCGACGACGGCTGGTCGCTGTCGCACCGCACGGGGCAGACCACCGACCTGGTGAAGAACTCCTACGGCGCCATGCAGTTGTACGACAACGGCGGCAACCCGGTGCTCGGCACGGACGGCACCGGCAACGACCCGACCTCCGGCGACCTGACCCCCAACGCCGCGAACTTCCCGTCGCAGGTGGTCAACGGGCAGACCATGAACGGCATCCAGTACCTGGCCTGGTACGCGCACAGCAAGGGCATGAAGTTCGGTCTGTACGCCACCGACACCTACACCACCTGCCAGGGCCACCCCGGCAGCCTGGGCCACGAGACCACCGACGCCAACGACTTCGTCTCCTGGGGCGTCGACTACGTCAAGTACGACGACTGCCCCTACGGCCCGGCGATCACCGGCCCGGACGGCCACAACTACGGCACCCAGGGTGAGGGCAAGGAGCTCACCGAGTCGATGTACGCCCGGGTGCAGACCTTCCAGAAGGCGCTGGACGCGGCCTCCGCCGCCCAGGGCCGCCCGAAGGTCACCCTGAGCGTCTCCGCGCAGCCCGTGCACACCGGCATCCCGTACCTGGAGTCGAGCACCGACCCGGCCCGCTCGGACTCGCTGGTCGTCGCCGCCGGTACCCCGCAGTACCAGGCGCCCGGCTACGCGCCCACCGGCGTCTGGTGCGGTCAGGTGGCCAACCTCTGCCGGATCGGCGGTGACCGCAACAGCGACCTGAACGGTGTGCTCTACGGCGGCGCGCTCGGCACCTCGCTCCAGTACGCCTCGAACATCAAGCCGGGCAGCTGGAACGACATGGACATGATGTTCGCCGGCTGGAACGACGTCTACGGCGAGTGGGGCGTCAGCGACACCTGCAGCTGCCACCAGCCGTTCACCGACACGGAGTCGGCCAGCGAGATCTCCATCCTCTCGATGATGGCCGCCCCGCTGATCTCCGGCGCCGACTTCCGCACCGCCGCGCAGTCCCAGCACACCGCCAACGGCGTCACCTGGTCCACCGGCATCAGCCCGTCCGCGCTGGCCATCTACAAGAACGCCGACGTCGTCGCCGTCGACCAGGACGCGCTCGCCAAGCCGGCCACCCTGGTCGGCAGCGCGCCCGCCACGCAGACCGCCCCGGTGGTGCTGCGGCGCCAACTGGCCAACGGCGACCTCGCGGTGCTGCTGCTCAACCAGGACCCGAGCAACACCCAGACCATCAGCACCAGCCTGAGCGCGCTGGGCCTGTCCGGCAGCAGCTACCGGGCGGAGGACCTCTGGTCCAAGGCCACCAGCACGGTCAGCGGCACGCTGAGCGCGAGCGTCGCCCCGCACGGCGTGGCGATGTACCGGATCGCGGCCGGCTCCACCGCCGTCCCCGCGATCGTCGGCGACGGCAAGTACCACGGCCTGTCCAACAGCGGCACCGGTGGCAACGCCCTGGAGGTGGCCGGGCACTGCGACGCCCCCGCCAACGGCGCGGCCGACCTCAACGCCTTCGACCCGACCCACACCTCCGAGCAGTGGCAGTTCACCGCGAACGGTGACGGGACCGTCCACCTCACCGACAACTGCTCCACCAGCACCCAGGTGCACGGCACCCTGACCGGTGGCGGCGCGGCCGGTACGGCGGTCACCGTGCTCAACGGCTACGACCCGACCAGCGCGGCGCAGAAGTGGTGGGTCACCCAGAGCGCCACCGGCACGCTGACCCTCACCAACGTGGCCACCGGCGATGTGCTCGACTCGGCCGGCACCGCGGCGGGCGCCGCGGTGGTGCAGAACCCGCCGAGCGTGAGCAGCGGCACCCAGGGGTGGGTGACGCTCAACTGA